A genome region from Nitrosopumilus oxyclinae includes the following:
- a CDS encoding lamin tail domain-containing protein, which yields MNRNIPLVFSILLFAGILVPAYAQTADHVVINEVDLNPPGDDSKTISEWVELYNPTDSDVDLSGWKIASTTVLKKTMTVSPGTIIKPGQYLTYSYQSLWFTDSNESVELRDANNVVIDKTPHFGDIQNTFTSWQRLYDGYDFDSSDDWKFVTSTAGSSNGKLIQTQNSDGVVVSISSDKPSYLFGEVAVLSGSVSEEIYQIKPFFQPEKIIITISGPNFNKIVTMYPDLKLNYKTTLSLHQVLGINEGTYDAVVTYGDTTTGTTFSVGNKILEQKIQEESDISILTDKSQYLPGEHVIITGFASEILPFQGMAFTVTDVNGKDISTGNLFPTNGKFTTKVYLTTINPIYGTFNINAEYADKSTTTSFEVLEDIKEDVPISLWIDKPAYGLGETVTISGRLNDVWVNNLDLEITQTKQSSLGSSGNSGFKIQDSVKISGDGSFNYSFKIPDNSIRLGDYKITVSKSVGSATIIAHAVKDPENFVASNDPLTIQTDDMIYEFADKITISGFVKDPFSNASYGTGTSVKVVISHEDGKPLQINNIQEAKRLNGAGLINYDFTAIPETSGRYSVQVDVSKNIFTVGNYVVKAQYLSHTVTSTFSIVDSLNLEDGALISINKDVFGLGETVHLTGILPSTGDNSVKISVTRPDGTRADSGATVDKQRFSWDWKVPSYEKPPTLKDDDGRDVRTSNYGIYKIKVSVPSENKNIFFKVSKDPLNDSLSLTPLFVSTEKSLYKAGEKLKVIGDVIQREQGDEGLVVKDRVQLRIIDGSFPFKLIHEAHVYPNQGGEFSSTFELPATIFDEGEYVVRANYAGTQTESRFSVANDFLFGVEDDLALLLGIDKSEYYPGDTVVITGKPNKLIYLEKFEVGVIKKSESQITCGSFICGKNIGPIKTIRPGPSGSFTYEYMIPDKVTSIGTYEVSVDADFDTGSKTFTVIEKLPAPKLNTVIESQNRIADKTIPIFTEEKTVDDVKLAPRVVSGSLITPSRGDESNVDLRVSTVTGTCIIGPDAECLVKESTRKQGQIYDVVEVDGVSLNVRYSGPDVRLEKFSILPESSEGFLPDANWNVEVLKDEQVSRFYYKVTYKTLE from the coding sequence ATGAATCGAAATATACCTCTAGTATTTTCTATACTTCTTTTTGCAGGAATTCTTGTTCCAGCATATGCTCAGACTGCTGATCATGTTGTAATTAATGAGGTTGACCTCAATCCTCCTGGCGATGATTCTAAAACAATTTCTGAATGGGTTGAACTTTACAATCCTACTGACTCTGATGTTGATTTAAGTGGATGGAAGATAGCCTCTACAACTGTTCTTAAAAAAACAATGACTGTTTCACCTGGTACCATAATTAAACCCGGACAATATTTGACATATTCTTACCAAAGTCTATGGTTCACTGATTCAAATGAATCAGTTGAATTAAGAGATGCAAATAATGTTGTTATAGATAAAACTCCTCATTTTGGTGACATTCAAAATACTTTTACATCCTGGCAGAGACTCTATGACGGATATGATTTTGATAGTTCTGATGATTGGAAGTTTGTTACCTCTACTGCAGGTTCATCTAATGGAAAATTAATTCAGACACAAAATTCTGATGGAGTTGTAGTTTCTATTTCTTCAGACAAACCATCTTACTTGTTTGGTGAAGTGGCAGTTCTTTCTGGAAGTGTATCTGAAGAAATTTATCAAATTAAACCCTTTTTCCAACCTGAAAAGATCATAATTACAATCTCTGGACCTAATTTTAATAAAATAGTTACAATGTATCCTGATCTTAAATTAAACTATAAAACCACACTTAGTTTGCATCAAGTTTTAGGAATTAATGAAGGAACTTATGATGCAGTTGTTACTTATGGTGATACAACAACCGGTACAACCTTTTCTGTCGGAAATAAAATATTAGAACAAAAAATCCAAGAAGAATCTGATATTAGTATTCTTACTGATAAATCTCAATATCTTCCAGGTGAACATGTTATAATTACTGGATTTGCCTCTGAAATACTCCCATTCCAAGGTATGGCTTTTACTGTTACTGATGTAAATGGCAAAGATATCTCTACTGGAAATCTTTTCCCAACCAATGGAAAATTCACCACTAAAGTATATCTCACAACCATTAATCCAATTTATGGCACATTCAACATAAATGCAGAATATGCTGATAAATCCACTACAACTTCGTTTGAAGTTTTAGAGGATATTAAAGAAGATGTTCCAATATCCCTTTGGATTGATAAACCTGCATATGGTTTAGGTGAAACAGTTACCATAAGTGGCAGATTAAATGATGTTTGGGTCAATAATTTAGATTTAGAAATTACACAAACAAAACAATCTTCACTTGGTTCTTCGGGGAATTCAGGATTTAAAATTCAAGATAGTGTGAAAATAAGTGGTGATGGTTCGTTCAATTATTCTTTTAAAATCCCTGATAATTCTATAAGATTAGGAGATTACAAAATTACAGTATCTAAGAGTGTTGGTTCTGCAACTATTATTGCACATGCTGTAAAGGATCCTGAAAATTTTGTTGCCTCAAACGATCCATTAACTATCCAAACTGATGATATGATCTATGAATTTGCAGATAAAATAACTATTAGCGGTTTTGTAAAAGATCCATTTAGTAATGCAAGTTATGGTACTGGGACATCAGTTAAGGTTGTGATATCTCATGAAGATGGCAAGCCTTTACAGATTAATAATATTCAAGAAGCAAAGAGGCTAAATGGTGCTGGTCTGATTAATTATGACTTTACTGCTATTCCTGAAACGTCTGGAAGATATTCTGTTCAAGTAGATGTTTCTAAAAATATTTTTACTGTGGGTAATTATGTAGTTAAAGCACAATACTTGTCACATACAGTCACTTCTACTTTTTCAATTGTTGATTCTCTGAATTTAGAGGATGGAGCATTAATTTCAATTAATAAGGATGTATTTGGTTTGGGTGAAACTGTTCATCTTACGGGAATTTTACCTTCAACCGGTGATAATTCTGTTAAAATTTCCGTTACTAGACCTGATGGTACAAGAGCTGATTCAGGAGCAACCGTTGATAAACAACGTTTTTCATGGGATTGGAAAGTTCCTTCTTATGAAAAACCTCCAACATTAAAAGATGATGATGGACGAGATGTCCGAACATCCAATTATGGAATTTACAAAATCAAAGTATCAGTTCCATCTGAAAACAAGAATATTTTCTTTAAAGTCTCAAAAGATCCTCTGAATGATTCTCTTTCTCTAACTCCTCTTTTCGTATCTACAGAAAAATCTCTGTACAAAGCCGGTGAAAAACTAAAAGTAATTGGTGACGTTATTCAACGTGAACAAGGTGACGAAGGACTAGTAGTTAAAGACCGAGTTCAATTGCGAATTATTGATGGATCATTTCCATTCAAATTAATTCATGAAGCACATGTATATCCAAATCAAGGTGGAGAATTTTCAAGTACTTTTGAATTACCTGCTACCATATTTGATGAAGGTGAATATGTTGTTCGTGCAAATTATGCTGGAACCCAAACTGAGTCTAGATTCAGTGTTGCTAATGACTTTTTATTTGGAGTTGAAGATGATTTAGCTTTGTTGCTTGGTATAGATAAGTCTGAATATTATCCTGGTGATACCGTAGTGATTACTGGAAAGCCTAACAAGTTAATTTATTTAGAAAAATTTGAAGTTGGTGTAATTAAAAAATCTGAATCACAGATAACTTGTGGTTCTTTTATTTGTGGAAAAAATATTGGTCCTATCAAAACAATTCGCCCTGGCCCTTCAGGTTCATTTACTTATGAATATATGATTCCTGATAAAGTAACATCAATTGGTACATACGAGGTATCAGTTGACGCCGATTTTGATACTGGTTCTAAAACTTTTACTGTAATTGAAAAACTACCTGCTCCAAAATTAAACACTGTTATTGAAAGTCAAAATAGAATTGCAGATAAAACCATTCCAATTTTTACTGAAGAGAAAACTGTTGATGATGTAAAACTTGCTCCGAGAGTTGTTAGTGGTTCTTTGATTACTCCATCTAGGGGTGATGAATCTAATGTTGATCTTAGAGTCTCAACAGTAACTGGAACTTGTATAATTGGACCTGATGCTGAATGTTTGGTAAAAGAATCTACAAGAAAACAAGGTCAAATCTATGATGTTGTAGAAGTTGATGGAGTTAGTCTTAATGTTAGGTATAGTGGACCTGATGTGCGTCTAGAGAAATTCAGTATTTTGCCTGAATCTTCTGAAGGATTTTTACCTGATGCAAATTGGAATGTTGAGGTACTCAAAGATGAACAAGTTTCAAGATTTTACTATAAAGTAACTTACAAAACGCTAGAGTAA
- the map gene encoding type II methionyl aminopeptidase translates to MQTEQYIKAGKIAAEVREMVRVKDWVGKTVFEICEEVENEIKKRGAKCAFPVNASINEIAAHYTAEPNDPITIKDTDLVKIDLGAQIDGYIADTAVTVCYDAQFDGLVQAAEEALGNAMSMIKTGVKASDIGRTIETTIKKMGFKPIANLSGHSLDQYTIHAGKSIPNIWSIGGFSLSENTAYACEPFVTTEQAGGFVRNGNIKNIFALNSRKKTKNVEADKLLDFIWENCNMLPFALRWLTKEWEEKEARELLDFLIKKKAVQAYPILIEVNEQRVAQAEHTFIPNENGVTVTTKAE, encoded by the coding sequence GTGCAAACAGAGCAATACATCAAGGCAGGTAAAATTGCAGCTGAAGTAAGAGAGATGGTGAGAGTAAAAGACTGGGTAGGTAAAACAGTTTTTGAAATTTGTGAAGAAGTGGAAAATGAAATTAAAAAAAGAGGTGCTAAATGTGCATTTCCAGTAAATGCAAGTATTAATGAAATTGCAGCTCACTATACTGCAGAACCAAATGATCCAATTACAATCAAAGACACAGATTTAGTAAAAATTGATCTTGGTGCACAAATTGACGGTTACATTGCAGATACAGCAGTAACTGTTTGCTATGATGCACAATTTGACGGATTAGTTCAAGCAGCTGAAGAAGCATTAGGAAATGCAATGTCCATGATAAAAACAGGAGTAAAGGCAAGTGACATTGGACGAACCATTGAAACAACAATTAAAAAAATGGGTTTCAAACCAATTGCAAATCTTAGTGGTCACTCATTGGATCAATATACAATACATGCAGGGAAATCAATTCCAAATATTTGGTCAATTGGAGGATTTTCACTTTCAGAAAATACGGCTTATGCATGTGAACCATTTGTGACAACAGAGCAAGCAGGCGGATTTGTTAGAAATGGAAATATAAAAAATATTTTTGCATTAAATTCAAGAAAGAAAACCAAAAATGTTGAAGCAGACAAACTACTTGACTTCATTTGGGAGAATTGCAACATGTTGCCATTTGCCCTAAGATGGCTAACAAAAGAATGGGAAGAAAAAGAAGCACGTGAACTATTAGATTTTTTGATAAAGAAAAAAGCAGTTCAAGCGTACCCTATACTAATTGAAGTTAATGAACAAAGAGTAGCACAAGC